A portion of the Sphingobacterium spiritivorum genome contains these proteins:
- a CDS encoding LytR/AlgR family response regulator transcription factor: protein MLINCIILDDEPLALQLLQHYIAQLPEIHLLKAFDNPYEAQAYLEVQPVDLVLLDIDMPDLDGISFIKSLTHTPQFIFTTAHQKYAFDGFELEATDFLLKPFDIDRFNKAITKVIKRQPQTDTSISSITVYSEYRLQKIDIDTIVYLEAMQDYVKIHLTTKSFILTLSTLKGILSKLPPLHFIQVHRSYVISLSQVISVSQGKVQLSTAEVPVSKRHITLLKSFLQ, encoded by the coding sequence ATGCTTATTAACTGTATTATACTGGACGACGAACCGCTGGCATTGCAACTCCTTCAACATTACATTGCGCAATTGCCGGAGATACATCTGTTAAAAGCATTCGACAATCCATATGAAGCACAGGCATATCTTGAGGTACAACCTGTTGATCTGGTATTGCTGGACATCGATATGCCGGATCTGGATGGCATTTCTTTTATTAAAAGCTTAACGCATACCCCTCAGTTTATATTTACTACAGCACATCAGAAGTACGCTTTTGACGGTTTTGAATTAGAGGCTACAGACTTTCTGCTTAAACCTTTTGATATTGACCGTTTTAATAAGGCAATAACAAAAGTTATCAAACGGCAACCTCAGACGGATACATCCATTTCATCTATCACGGTCTACAGTGAATACAGATTGCAAAAAATTGATATAGATACAATCGTTTATCTGGAAGCTATGCAGGACTATGTCAAGATTCACCTGACCACTAAAAGTTTTATCCTGACTTTAAGCACACTCAAAGGTATACTTTCAAAACTTCCACCTTTACATTTTATTCAGGTGCATCGCAGTTATGTCATCTCACTATCGCAGGTAATTTCTGTAAGTCAGGGAAAAGTTCAGCTATCTACCGCAGAAGTACCTGTGAGCAAACGTCATATAACATTACTGAAA